In one window of Halorussus caseinilyticus DNA:
- a CDS encoding ABC transporter permease, with product MSQGNQSETKPAGSGGFGTVADSSLSRRERYRRVLDLWVVAPFRVVWNDVRARIGTALVLGFVTVGVVGPALVAEPRVGQAPLLVGPFRGGIVGGSWYEVTNASLFGLSVPWLAFHWPLGTDNVGRGILEQVVHATPRMLTMVATAGLFVTLLGTTVGALAGYTGGRLDQLLSTAVDIVLTLPGLPLLLILVALLEPESPVVLGIVLSLQGWAGMARAIRSQVLTIRSTSYVEASRAMGLSTPAIVAKEIVPNIMPFVMINMVNAMRNVIFASVGLYFLGLLPFSEVVNWGVMLQLAYSNGGLLTLDAAHWLLVPMVSIILLSMGLILFAQGMDRVFNPRVRARHAETTANGGDEPAESSPRTASLGGDL from the coding sequence GTGAGCCAAGGCAACCAGTCCGAAACCAAACCGGCCGGGAGCGGCGGGTTCGGGACCGTCGCCGACTCGTCGCTGAGTCGCCGCGAGCGCTATCGGCGCGTCCTCGACCTCTGGGTCGTCGCGCCGTTCCGCGTCGTCTGGAACGACGTTCGCGCGCGCATCGGCACCGCGCTCGTCCTCGGGTTCGTCACCGTCGGGGTCGTCGGACCCGCGCTGGTCGCCGAACCCCGCGTCGGACAGGCACCGCTGCTCGTCGGTCCCTTCCGCGGCGGTATCGTCGGCGGAAGCTGGTACGAGGTGACGAACGCGTCGCTGTTCGGTCTCTCCGTGCCGTGGCTCGCGTTCCACTGGCCGCTTGGCACCGACAACGTCGGCCGCGGGATTCTCGAACAGGTCGTCCACGCGACGCCGCGAATGCTCACGATGGTTGCCACCGCGGGGCTGTTCGTCACGCTTCTGGGAACCACCGTCGGCGCGCTCGCGGGCTACACTGGCGGCCGACTCGACCAGTTGCTCTCGACTGCCGTGGACATCGTGTTGACCCTGCCGGGACTCCCGCTGTTGCTCATCCTCGTGGCGCTCCTCGAACCGGAGAGTCCGGTCGTCCTCGGTATCGTCCTCTCGCTACAGGGCTGGGCGGGGATGGCCCGCGCCATCCGGTCGCAGGTCCTCACGATTCGCTCGACTTCCTACGTCGAGGCGTCACGGGCGATGGGGCTGTCGACGCCAGCAATCGTCGCCAAGGAAATCGTCCCGAACATCATGCCGTTCGTGATGATAAACATGGTCAACGCGATGCGGAACGTCATCTTCGCGTCGGTCGGTCTCTACTTCCTCGGTCTCCTGCCGTTCTCGGAGGTCGTCAACTGGGGCGTCATGCTCCAACTCGCTTACTCGAACGGCGGCCTGCTCACGCTCGACGCCGCTCACTGGCTCCTCGTGCCGATGGTCTCCATCATCCTGCTGTCGATGGGACTCATCCTGTTCGCGCAGGGGATGGACCGCGTGTTCAACCCGCGCGTCCGGGCGCGACACGCGGAGACGACGGCGAACGGCGGCGACGAACCGGCCGAGTCCTCTCCCCGGACCGCCTCGCTGGGAGGTGACCTATGA
- a CDS encoding ABC transporter permease yields the protein MYGYFVKRTLQAAFTAFFVMSLSFVLVRLMPGNPADQLRGQLIRNNPSLSQQEINRRVANYINIDYSRPLHEQYLTYVSGILQGDLGQSVSQNAPVSEILGEALPWTVFAFSVAILLMFAVGISLGALMAYKEGSRFDVSTTGLGIVLNSTPNYVTALLFLYVFGFTLGWFPTSGHISSSIVPIVDPLRPVATAQFVASAVYHASLLIATVVITGFGGVALAMRGNSIQVLGEDYLRVARLRGLSDTRIALRYVARNAILPMYTGLLLAFGAIVGGSAILEQVFTYPGLGYYIVAAVEARDYPLMMGGFVLITLGVVVGAFIADVTYGLVDPRVSTGGDAS from the coding sequence ATGTACGGCTACTTCGTCAAGCGAACGCTACAGGCGGCGTTCACGGCCTTCTTCGTGATGTCGCTGTCGTTCGTGCTGGTTCGGCTCATGCCGGGGAACCCGGCCGACCAGCTTCGCGGGCAACTCATCCGCAACAACCCGAGTCTCTCCCAGCAGGAAATCAACCGCCGGGTCGCCAACTACATCAACATCGACTACAGTCGGCCGCTACACGAGCAGTATCTCACGTACGTCTCGGGCATCCTGCAGGGTGACCTCGGTCAGTCCGTCAGCCAGAACGCGCCGGTCTCGGAGATTCTGGGTGAGGCGCTCCCGTGGACGGTGTTCGCGTTCTCGGTCGCCATCCTGCTCATGTTCGCCGTCGGCATCTCCCTCGGCGCGCTCATGGCCTACAAGGAGGGTAGTCGGTTCGACGTGAGTACGACGGGTCTCGGTATCGTCCTCAACTCGACGCCGAACTACGTGACGGCGCTCCTGTTCCTCTACGTGTTCGGCTTCACGCTCGGGTGGTTCCCGACAAGCGGTCACATCTCTTCGAGCATCGTGCCCATCGTGGACCCGTTGCGGCCCGTCGCGACGGCCCAGTTCGTCGCCAGCGCGGTGTACCACGCGAGTCTGCTCATCGCCACCGTCGTCATCACCGGCTTCGGCGGCGTCGCGCTGGCGATGCGGGGCAACAGCATCCAAGTACTCGGCGAGGACTACCTCCGGGTCGCCCGACTCCGGGGTCTCTCGGACACCCGAATCGCCCTGCGGTACGTCGCCCGCAACGCCATCCTCCCGATGTACACGGGACTGCTGTTGGCGTTCGGTGCCATCGTCGGCGGGTCGGCCATCCTCGAACAGGTGTTCACCTACCCCGGACTCGGCTACTACATCGTCGCCGCAGTCGAAGCGCGCGACTACCCGCTCATGATGGGCGGGTTCGTCCTCATCACGCTGGGGGTCGTCGTCGGCGCGTTCATCGCGGACGTGACCTACGGACTCGTGGACCCCCGCGTCTCGACCGGAGGTGACGCCTCGTGA
- a CDS encoding ABC transporter ATP-binding protein has product MSSDETVLSLSDLEVHFEKEGGGLNPFSDRETVRAVDGVSLDIGANDVVAIVGESGSGKTTLGKAAVGLQEPTGGSVSYRGQDIWQAKGWRSNPSIPHDEIRRSLQIIHQDPGSALNPNRTVLSSLSAPLKKWEPSLGPEDREARVLHFIERVGMTPPHDYAHRYPHQLSGGEKQRVALVRALLMNPDLILADEAVSALDVSLRVEMMDLLLELQTQFDTSFLFISHDLSNARYIAEHADGRLGVMYLGELVELGPADEVLRNPQHPYTKVLKWATPELGRDEGPSEPPVREIDIPDPVNPPSGCRFHTRCPNATERCKRTAPDVTSVDSDGRHRVACYRSTDDDAYWNSDPLDGATVAIDDTTTDD; this is encoded by the coding sequence ATGAGTAGCGACGAGACGGTCCTCTCGCTCTCGGACCTCGAAGTCCACTTCGAGAAGGAGGGCGGCGGACTGAACCCGTTCTCGGACCGCGAGACGGTACGCGCCGTCGACGGCGTGAGCCTCGACATCGGGGCGAACGATGTCGTCGCCATCGTCGGCGAGTCCGGGAGCGGGAAGACGACGCTCGGGAAGGCCGCGGTCGGACTCCAAGAGCCGACCGGTGGCTCGGTCAGCTACCGCGGACAGGACATCTGGCAGGCGAAGGGGTGGCGGTCGAACCCGTCGATTCCCCACGACGAGATTCGCCGGTCGCTCCAGATAATCCACCAAGACCCCGGTTCGGCGCTGAACCCGAACCGGACGGTGCTGTCGTCGCTCTCGGCCCCGCTGAAGAAGTGGGAGCCGTCGCTCGGCCCGGAAGACCGCGAGGCGAGAGTTCTCCACTTCATCGAGCGCGTGGGGATGACGCCGCCCCACGACTACGCGCATCGCTATCCCCATCAACTCTCGGGCGGCGAGAAACAGCGCGTCGCGCTCGTTCGGGCGCTGTTGATGAACCCCGACCTCATCCTCGCGGACGAGGCGGTGAGCGCCCTCGACGTGAGCCTGCGGGTCGAGATGATGGACCTGCTCCTCGAACTCCAGACGCAGTTCGACACCTCGTTTCTGTTCATCAGCCACGACCTCTCGAACGCCCGGTACATCGCCGAACACGCCGACGGCAGACTCGGCGTGATGTATCTGGGCGAACTGGTCGAACTCGGTCCCGCCGACGAGGTTCTCCGGAACCCCCAACACCCCTACACGAAGGTGCTGAAGTGGGCCACCCCGGAACTCGGTCGCGACGAGGGACCGAGCGAGCCACCGGTGCGCGAAATCGACATCCCGGACCCGGTGAACCCGCCGTCCGGTTGTCGGTTCCACACCCGGTGTCCGAACGCGACCGAGCGGTGCAAGCGGACCGCGCCGGACGTGACTTCGGTCGATAGCGACGGTCGGCACCGAGTCGCCTGCTATCGCTCGACCGACGACGACGCCTACTGGAACAGTGACCCACTCGATGGTGCAACAGTTGCGATTGACGACACGACTACCGATGACTGA
- a CDS encoding ABC transporter ATP-binding protein — translation MSRTSGSETEASRSDEEDVVLECRDLSVSFEMDRGSSYVVNDVDIDIRRGEILGIVGESGSGKSMFASALLNAVVDPGRTDGSVTYYPREGDPVDVLELDKGPLRSLRWADISMVFQGAMSSFNPTMAFREHFVETLEAHDYDVAEGMERAEELLADLYLDPERVLDSYPHELSGGMQQRALIALSLVLEPEVLVMDEPTAALDLLMQRSIVSLLSDLREKYDLTMVFITHDLPLVTKLADRIGVLYAFEFAEVGDTAEMVSEPRHPYTRALLNAVPNLDAPLSEMQPISGSAPDPVDIPAGCPYHGRCPMATDECRETKPRMEPVSETHEVACHHWPDVDDYVSLATEGDR, via the coding sequence ATGAGTCGGACTTCCGGGTCAGAGACCGAGGCGTCTCGGTCCGACGAGGAGGATGTCGTCCTCGAATGTCGGGACCTCTCGGTCTCGTTCGAGATGGACCGTGGAAGCTCCTACGTCGTCAACGACGTGGACATCGACATCAGACGCGGCGAGATTCTGGGCATCGTCGGCGAGTCCGGTTCCGGGAAGTCGATGTTCGCCTCGGCGCTGTTGAACGCCGTCGTGGACCCCGGACGGACCGACGGGAGCGTGACCTACTACCCGCGGGAGGGCGACCCCGTGGACGTTCTCGAACTCGACAAAGGGCCCCTGCGGAGCCTCCGCTGGGCGGACATCTCGATGGTGTTCCAAGGGGCGATGAGTTCGTTCAACCCGACGATGGCGTTCCGCGAACACTTCGTGGAGACGCTGGAAGCCCACGACTACGACGTTGCCGAGGGCATGGAGCGGGCCGAGGAGTTGCTCGCGGACCTCTATCTCGACCCGGAGCGCGTCCTCGATTCGTACCCGCACGAACTGTCGGGCGGGATGCAACAGCGCGCGCTCATCGCGCTCTCGCTCGTCCTCGAACCGGAGGTACTCGTGATGGACGAACCGACGGCGGCGCTGGACCTCCTGATGCAACGGTCTATCGTCAGCCTCCTGTCGGACCTGCGCGAGAAGTACGACCTCACGATGGTGTTCATCACCCACGACCTGCCGCTGGTCACGAAACTCGCCGACCGTATCGGCGTCCTCTACGCCTTCGAATTCGCCGAGGTCGGCGACACCGCCGAGATGGTGAGCGAACCGCGACACCCCTACACCCGTGCGTTGCTCAACGCCGTACCGAATCTCGACGCGCCGCTCTCGGAGATGCAACCGATTTCGGGGTCCGCACCCGACCCGGTGGACATTCCGGCGGGGTGTCCGTACCACGGGCGGTGTCCGATGGCGACCGACGAGTGTCGTGAGACCAAGCCCCGGATGGAACCGGTGTCCGAGACCCACGAGGTGGCCTGCCACCACTGGCCCGACGTGGACGACTACGTTTCGCTGGCGACGGAGGGGGACCGATGA
- a CDS encoding glycoside hydrolase family 3 N-terminal domain-containing protein, with the protein MTAHDPQTTRTDETSETDDRAEELLGEMTLREKAAQLAGTYVGTMDETRTVEDAEELVRDHGIGFVTPFGYGASPHRDSTEVVEIANELQRIAREETRLGIPVLIPVDAIHGHAYVEDTTVFPHNIGVAAARDRSLAEEIGTVTATEAAATGAGLTYGPTCDVARDPRWGRTFETFGESPYLCGELAAAKARGIGAATADVAAMAKHFPAYGGPERGEDAAPVERSVSSLYRDYLPPFEKVLAEGVEGVMPSYNCINGEPSHASSHWLSSVLRDELGFEGYVASDWNGINMLYQHHNVARSQRDAIHKSFTAGVDVHSLGELDHVDHLVSLVEEGLVDESAIDTAVRRVLRLKSDLGLFDDPFVDAAASAETLGSESHRGLALDAARKSMTLVQNDDDRLPFDPELDEVLVTGPNADAVTNQVGGWSLKEEDELDGTTIREGIESVTGPETTVRYERGAGIDTEDDLDSAVAAAEESDAAVVVLGENWYLHEFGPQDVNGRTEQFPNRAQLTLPDAQRDLLEAVHETGTPTALVLVSGRPLAVPWAAEHIDAILQAYYPGEGGGLAVAETLFGRHNPSGKLPISVPRSAGHLPVRHDYLPHPYPIGDDEHLPSYDPLWEFGHGLSYTSFDYRDLSVSEDVLAADGSVTVSVTLANAGERAGEEVVQLFGGRERSSVVTPVERLLDFERVSLAPGEETTVEFAVSADDFDVVRPDATSRFESGPLSLRCESLDASLEAVADD; encoded by the coding sequence ATGACGGCTCACGACCCACAGACGACCCGGACCGACGAGACGAGCGAGACCGACGACCGGGCCGAGGAACTCCTCGGCGAGATGACGCTCCGGGAGAAGGCCGCGCAACTGGCCGGAACCTACGTCGGGACGATGGACGAGACCCGAACCGTCGAAGACGCCGAGGAGTTGGTGCGCGACCACGGTATCGGGTTCGTCACGCCGTTCGGCTACGGCGCGTCACCGCATCGAGACTCCACGGAGGTCGTCGAGATAGCCAACGAACTCCAGCGAATCGCCCGCGAGGAGACGCGACTCGGGATTCCGGTGTTGATTCCCGTGGACGCGATTCACGGCCACGCGTACGTCGAGGATACGACCGTGTTCCCGCACAACATCGGGGTCGCGGCGGCGCGCGACCGCTCGCTCGCCGAGGAGATTGGGACCGTCACCGCGACCGAGGCCGCCGCGACCGGCGCGGGTCTCACGTACGGGCCGACCTGCGACGTGGCCCGCGACCCGCGCTGGGGACGCACGTTCGAGACGTTCGGCGAGTCGCCGTACCTCTGTGGCGAACTCGCCGCCGCGAAAGCCCGCGGAATCGGTGCGGCGACGGCCGATGTCGCGGCCATGGCGAAACACTTCCCGGCGTACGGCGGTCCCGAGCGAGGGGAAGACGCCGCACCGGTCGAGCGCTCGGTCTCGTCGCTCTACCGCGACTACCTCCCGCCCTTCGAGAAGGTACTCGCCGAGGGCGTCGAGGGGGTCATGCCGAGCTACAACTGCATCAACGGGGAACCGTCTCACGCCTCGTCTCACTGGCTCTCGTCGGTTCTCCGCGACGAACTCGGCTTCGAGGGCTACGTCGCCTCCGACTGGAACGGTATCAACATGCTCTACCAGCACCACAACGTGGCGAGGTCCCAGAGAGACGCCATCCATAAATCGTTCACCGCGGGCGTAGACGTTCACTCGCTCGGCGAACTCGACCACGTCGACCACCTCGTCTCGTTGGTCGAGGAGGGTCTGGTAGACGAGTCGGCCATCGACACGGCCGTTCGGCGGGTTCTCCGACTCAAGTCCGACCTCGGACTGTTCGACGACCCCTTCGTGGACGCGGCGGCGTCCGCCGAGACGCTGGGGTCCGAATCCCATCGGGGTCTCGCGCTGGACGCGGCGCGAAAGTCGATGACGCTCGTGCAGAACGACGACGACCGCCTCCCGTTCGACCCCGAACTGGACGAGGTTCTCGTCACCGGTCCGAACGCCGACGCGGTGACGAACCAAGTCGGCGGTTGGAGCCTCAAGGAGGAAGACGAACTCGACGGGACGACGATTCGAGAGGGCATCGAGTCGGTCACTGGTCCCGAGACGACGGTTCGCTACGAACGGGGTGCCGGTATCGACACCGAAGACGACCTCGACTCGGCAGTCGCCGCGGCCGAGGAGTCCGACGCCGCAGTCGTCGTCCTCGGGGAGAACTGGTATCTGCACGAGTTCGGCCCGCAGGACGTGAACGGCCGGACCGAGCAGTTCCCGAACCGCGCCCAACTCACGCTCCCGGACGCCCAGCGCGACCTCCTCGAAGCGGTCCACGAGACGGGGACGCCGACTGCGCTCGTCCTCGTCTCGGGGAGACCGCTGGCGGTTCCGTGGGCGGCCGAACACATCGACGCCATCCTACAGGCGTACTATCCGGGCGAGGGCGGCGGGCTGGCGGTCGCCGAGACGCTGTTCGGACGCCACAACCCGAGCGGGAAGCTTCCGATTTCGGTCCCGCGGTCGGCGGGACACCTCCCGGTCCGACACGACTATCTGCCACACCCCTACCCCATCGGGGACGACGAACACCTGCCGTCCTACGACCCCCTGTGGGAGTTCGGCCACGGTCTCTCGTACACCTCCTTCGACTACCGAGACCTCTCGGTCTCCGAGGACGTACTCGCGGCCGACGGGTCGGTCACGGTCTCGGTGACGCTGGCGAACGCTGGCGAGCGAGCGGGCGAGGAGGTCGTCCAACTCTTCGGTGGCCGCGAACGCTCCTCGGTCGTCACGCCGGTCGAGAGACTGCTAGACTTCGAGCGCGTCTCGCTCGCCCCCGGCGAGGAGACCACCGTCGAGTTCGCTGTCTCGGCGGACGACTTCGACGTGGTGCGTCCCGACGCCACCAGTCGCTTCGAGTCGGGACCACTCTCGCTCCGTTGTGAGTCCCTCGACGCGTCGCTGGAGGCGGTCGCGGACGACTGA
- a CDS encoding glycosyl hydrolase, with amino-acid sequence MTDEHSKTETNRTTDEHSEADENRPLSRRGYLTGVGALGTAGLAGRLAEARTTSDTDRALDATNEAVSASGVVDVGAGSYTTTLPSGEGTPPSEPYATSDLSAPYPTNDWWSSVLFEQYGSATWAHPLVGTPTSEGLDLSHPTEWLFSNQNGDANRDNIAEMDDTTDFTLSTTGGSFADTQCAGYGDWHTEVRWGASDSTTPTLDLTLAQGSPFVFAELTGADAELSFASTPTVWADQGNVLGLSVNGHHYGVFAPSGATWSGLGSTTLTSALGGAGYFAVAVLPEATATALSRYESYAYNQITGTTVSWTYDQAAGEVRTTHTFETNARAESSATGTIAALYPHQHKHTTATLDGDTFVSPRGTMKTTTGTSFETVLSLPPVLPYLPDVGSADQSRLASYVDNVEAESPLVRAGPDDPGDGTYWTGKNYERLAQLRPIAEQVGDATAADTFLTALREDLETWLDATVSGSSDSEDVFYYDDTWGALVGYNDSFGSGPELNDHHFHYGYYVKGAAEIARTNPTWADATNYGGMVEHLIRDFANPSRTDSMYPFLRNFAPYAGHSWAAGNPAFELGNNQESSSEAVNAYAAVLLYGEYTGDTELRDLGAYLLAHETTAVDEYWYDVDEENHPADWDYSYAGMVWGAGYKYDTWWTDDVEAIHGINVLPVGGHSLSLGRNRAAASATYDELVTANGGDYFDYWPDVLWSYRAFSDPADALSLFEARASSYPVEFGESKAHTYRWLTAMDGLGAVDDSVTADTPLAAVFDDGTAKTYVAYNAADTETTVNFSDGTSLSVPANSLATTGGDSGSGDSSAPTIDSMSVNAYSSGAWNNATVDWAVSDADGDLQSVVIELYDGSGTVLDTRNVSVSGGSASGSTNTRSKSTPSSVSLTVTDAAGNSTTNTTSL; translated from the coding sequence ATGACTGACGAACACTCCAAGACCGAGACGAATCGCACTACCGACGAACACTCCGAAGCCGACGAGAATCGGCCGCTCTCCCGTCGTGGGTATCTCACCGGCGTCGGCGCACTCGGGACTGCCGGACTCGCCGGTCGTTTGGCCGAGGCCCGCACGACGAGCGACACCGACCGCGCTCTCGACGCGACGAACGAGGCAGTCTCCGCCTCGGGCGTGGTCGATGTCGGTGCCGGAAGCTACACCACGACCCTCCCGTCCGGCGAGGGGACACCCCCCAGCGAACCCTACGCCACGAGTGACCTCTCTGCACCCTATCCGACGAACGACTGGTGGAGTAGCGTCCTCTTCGAACAGTACGGGTCGGCGACGTGGGCACATCCGCTCGTCGGCACGCCGACGAGCGAGGGACTCGACCTCTCGCATCCGACCGAGTGGCTGTTCTCGAACCAGAACGGGGACGCGAACCGCGACAACATCGCCGAGATGGACGACACCACCGACTTCACGCTATCGACCACCGGCGGGTCGTTCGCCGACACGCAGTGTGCGGGCTACGGCGACTGGCACACCGAGGTCCGATGGGGCGCGAGTGACTCGACTACCCCGACGCTCGACCTGACACTCGCACAAGGCTCCCCGTTCGTCTTCGCCGAGTTGACGGGAGCAGACGCCGAACTCTCGTTCGCGTCTACGCCCACCGTGTGGGCCGACCAAGGCAACGTCCTCGGACTCTCAGTCAACGGTCACCACTATGGCGTCTTCGCTCCCAGCGGAGCGACGTGGAGCGGACTCGGTTCGACGACGTTGACCAGCGCGCTCGGCGGGGCGGGGTACTTCGCCGTCGCCGTGCTTCCCGAGGCGACGGCGACGGCGCTCTCGCGCTACGAGTCGTACGCCTACAACCAGATTACCGGAACGACCGTCTCGTGGACCTACGACCAAGCCGCTGGCGAGGTGCGAACGACCCACACGTTCGAGACGAACGCTCGCGCCGAGTCGTCGGCGACCGGAACTATCGCGGCGCTCTACCCCCACCAGCACAAGCACACCACCGCCACGCTGGACGGCGACACCTTCGTCTCTCCGCGCGGGACGATGAAGACGACCACGGGCACCTCGTTCGAGACGGTGCTTTCGCTCCCGCCGGTCCTGCCGTATCTCCCCGATGTCGGCTCTGCCGACCAGAGCAGACTCGCTTCCTACGTCGACAACGTGGAGGCCGAGTCGCCGCTGGTCCGTGCCGGGCCGGACGACCCCGGTGACGGGACCTACTGGACGGGCAAGAACTACGAGCGACTCGCGCAACTGCGGCCCATCGCCGAACAGGTCGGGGATGCGACTGCCGCGGACACCTTCCTCACCGCGCTCCGCGAGGACTTGGAGACGTGGCTCGACGCGACCGTCTCGGGGTCCAGCGACTCCGAAGACGTGTTCTACTACGACGATACGTGGGGGGCGCTCGTCGGCTACAACGACTCGTTCGGGTCGGGTCCGGAACTCAACGACCACCACTTCCACTACGGCTACTACGTCAAGGGTGCCGCCGAAATCGCGCGGACGAACCCGACGTGGGCCGACGCGACGAACTACGGCGGGATGGTCGAACACCTGATTCGGGACTTCGCCAACCCCTCGCGGACGGATTCGATGTATCCGTTCCTGCGGAACTTCGCGCCCTACGCCGGTCACTCGTGGGCCGCGGGGAACCCGGCTTTCGAACTCGGCAACAACCAAGAGTCGTCGTCGGAGGCGGTCAACGCCTACGCCGCGGTTCTACTCTACGGCGAGTACACCGGCGACACCGAACTGCGTGACCTCGGCGCGTACCTCCTCGCGCACGAGACGACCGCAGTGGACGAGTACTGGTACGACGTGGACGAGGAGAACCATCCCGCCGACTGGGACTACAGTTACGCCGGGATGGTCTGGGGCGCGGGCTACAAGTACGACACGTGGTGGACCGACGACGTGGAGGCGATTCACGGCATCAACGTCCTCCCGGTCGGGGGCCACTCGCTGTCGCTCGGCCGCAATCGCGCGGCGGCGTCGGCGACGTACGACGAACTCGTCACCGCCAACGGCGGCGACTACTTCGACTACTGGCCCGACGTTCTCTGGTCGTACCGCGCGTTCAGCGACCCGGCGGACGCGCTCAGTCTGTTCGAGGCCAGAGCGTCGAGCTACCCCGTCGAGTTCGGCGAGTCGAAGGCCCACACCTACCGCTGGCTGACCGCGATGGACGGTCTCGGGGCTGTCGATGACAGCGTGACCGCCGACACGCCGCTCGCGGCCGTCTTCGACGACGGGACCGCGAAGACCTACGTCGCCTACAACGCCGCCGACACCGAGACGACCGTCAACTTCTCCGACGGCACGTCGCTTTCGGTTCCGGCGAACTCGCTGGCGACGACGGGCGGCGACTCCGGGTCCGGCGATTCGAGCGCCCCCACCATCGACTCGATGTCCGTGAACGCCTACTCCAGCGGAGCGTGGAACAACGCCACCGTCGATTGGGCCGTCTCCGACGCCGACGGTGACCTCCAGTCCGTGGTCATCGAACTGTACGACGGTTCCGGCACGGTGCTGGACACGCGGAACGTCTCCGTCTCCGGCGGCTCTGCCTCGGGGTCGACGAACACTCGGTCGAAGAGTACTCCGTCGTCGGTCTCCCTGACGGTGACCGACGCGGCGGGCAACTCGACTACCAACACGACATCTCTATGA